One genomic segment of Mesoterricola silvestris includes these proteins:
- the hydF gene encoding [FeFe] hydrogenase H-cluster maturation GTPase HydF has protein sequence MTQPAPRSLRLHIGLFGRRNVGKSSLLNAFTRQQVSIVSDVKGTTTDPVEKPMELLPLGPVLFVDTAGVDDEGALGELRMARTRAVLDRVDLGVIVTEGTSWGEFEAGLLAELQARKVPALVVHNKADLGGDAAPRHPADLPFVAVSALRGMGIPALKEALLRLAPADFFDNRRLVSDLVPPGGLAVLVVPIDKEAPKGRLILPQVMAIRDLLDGESMVMVVQERELRPALARLKEPPALVVTDSQAFLKVAADVPRDVPMTSFSILMSRFQGDLAEQVRGTLGIERLKGGDKVLVAETCGHHPVGEDIGRVKIPRWLTQYVGARLEFEHVQGRDFPEDLTPYGLVVHCGNCTGNRREMLSRIHRAREAGVPLTNYGLTIAYSLGIFERALEPFPAAKALLESTHAAN, from the coding sequence ATGACCCAACCCGCCCCCCGCTCCCTACGCCTGCACATCGGCCTCTTCGGCCGCCGAAACGTGGGCAAATCCTCCCTCCTCAACGCCTTCACCCGGCAGCAGGTGAGCATCGTTTCGGACGTGAAGGGCACCACCACCGACCCGGTGGAAAAGCCCATGGAGCTCCTGCCCCTGGGCCCCGTGCTCTTCGTGGACACGGCCGGGGTCGACGACGAGGGGGCCCTGGGCGAGCTGCGCATGGCCCGCACCCGCGCCGTGCTGGACCGGGTGGACCTGGGCGTCATCGTCACCGAAGGCACCAGCTGGGGCGAATTCGAGGCCGGGCTCCTGGCCGAGCTCCAGGCCCGCAAGGTGCCGGCCCTGGTGGTGCACAACAAGGCCGATCTGGGCGGCGACGCCGCCCCCCGCCACCCCGCGGACCTGCCCTTCGTGGCCGTGAGCGCCCTGCGGGGCATGGGCATCCCCGCCCTCAAGGAGGCCCTGCTGCGGCTCGCCCCGGCGGACTTCTTCGACAACCGCCGCCTGGTGTCGGACCTGGTGCCGCCCGGGGGCCTCGCCGTGCTGGTGGTGCCCATCGACAAGGAGGCCCCCAAGGGCCGGCTCATCCTGCCCCAGGTCATGGCCATAAGGGACCTTCTGGACGGCGAGTCCATGGTGATGGTCGTGCAGGAGCGCGAATTGAGGCCCGCCCTGGCGCGGCTCAAGGAGCCTCCCGCGCTGGTGGTCACCGACTCCCAGGCCTTCCTCAAGGTGGCCGCCGACGTGCCCCGGGACGTGCCCATGACCAGCTTCTCCATCCTCATGAGCCGCTTCCAGGGGGACCTGGCCGAGCAGGTGCGGGGGACCCTGGGCATCGAGCGCCTCAAGGGCGGCGACAAGGTCCTGGTGGCCGAGACCTGCGGCCACCACCCCGTGGGCGAGGACATCGGCCGCGTCAAGATCCCCCGGTGGCTCACCCAGTACGTGGGGGCCCGGCTGGAGTTCGAGCACGTGCAGGGCCGGGACTTCCCCGAGGACCTCACGCCCTACGGCCTCGTGGTGCACTGCGGCAACTGCACCGGCAACCGCCGGGAGATGCTCAGCCGCATCCACCGGGCCCGGGAGGCCGGGGTCCCCCTCACCAACTACGGCCTGACCATCGCGTATTCCCTGGGGATCTTCGAGCGGGCCCTGGAGCCCTTCCCCGCCGCCAAGGCCCTGCTGGAGTCCACGCATGCAGCGAACTGA
- a CDS encoding FAD-dependent oxidoreductase: MSDYRIKEHPILPIPAEPTLAFTWQGRELRARAGETLSSALFSNGIRTFGHHHKDGAPMGIFCANGQCAQCSVIADGLPVKSCMVPVKEGMVVVPLDGKPTLPEVGEGDLAFRDIETLSVECLILGGGPAGLSAAVELGKAGVGVVLVDDKADLGGKLVLQTHKFFGSIDACHAGTRGMDIGRKLEAEVRTYENVRIWTNSNALAVFSDRKVGILREGHYVLVQPQVLLVATGAREKSLVFRGNTLPGVYGAGAFQTLVNRDMVKPSERLFVIGGGNVGLIAAYHALQAGIEVVGLCEALPECGGYKVHRDKLVRMGVPIHTSHTVVSANGDGEVESVTIAKLDAAWRVVPGSEKTFKCDTVLVAVGLEPVNEFLNKAKDFGLPVYSAGDAEEIAEASAAMFTGKIRGLEIAKALGRDTGDVPAEWHRTAAVLKSRPGATITEEIPEDEKGVFPVFHCSQEIPCNPCTSICPQGSIMIEGNDILGVPTFNEKDCIACEQCVAVCPGLAITLLDYRRGGDEVLVSIPYEFPGSTLKAGDTVTVLDTLGRILGNVKVDRVRSPKFADHAMLVKVRAPLDIAKQIAGIRVQQPWVSEPMAEKVERVADDEIVCRCERVTAGEIRARIRAGVRDMNELKAATRAGMGACGGKTCPSLIRRIFREEGVKDSEITDFTQRPIFMEVPLGAFAGVVTGEGPVRDVARAHAVSAFQGGL; encoded by the coding sequence ATGTCGGACTACCGGATCAAGGAACACCCCATTCTGCCCATCCCGGCGGAGCCCACCCTGGCCTTCACCTGGCAGGGCAGGGAACTCAGGGCGAGGGCGGGCGAGACCCTCTCCTCGGCCCTCTTCTCCAACGGGATCCGCACCTTCGGGCACCACCACAAGGACGGCGCCCCCATGGGCATCTTCTGCGCCAACGGCCAGTGCGCCCAGTGCTCGGTCATCGCCGACGGGCTGCCGGTGAAGTCCTGCATGGTCCCCGTGAAGGAGGGCATGGTGGTGGTCCCCCTGGACGGCAAGCCCACGCTGCCGGAGGTGGGGGAGGGGGACCTGGCCTTCCGCGACATCGAGACCCTCAGCGTGGAGTGCCTCATCCTGGGCGGCGGCCCCGCGGGCCTCTCGGCGGCGGTGGAGCTGGGCAAGGCGGGGGTGGGCGTCGTCCTGGTGGACGACAAGGCCGATCTGGGCGGCAAGCTGGTGCTGCAGACCCACAAGTTCTTCGGGTCCATCGACGCCTGCCACGCGGGGACCCGCGGCATGGACATCGGCCGCAAGCTGGAGGCCGAGGTCCGCACCTACGAGAATGTGCGCATCTGGACCAACAGCAACGCCCTGGCGGTGTTCTCGGACCGCAAGGTGGGCATCCTGCGCGAGGGGCACTACGTCCTCGTGCAGCCCCAGGTGCTGCTGGTGGCCACCGGCGCCCGGGAGAAGTCCCTGGTGTTCCGGGGCAACACCCTGCCGGGGGTCTACGGCGCCGGCGCCTTCCAGACCCTGGTGAACCGCGACATGGTCAAGCCTTCCGAGCGGCTCTTCGTCATCGGCGGCGGCAACGTGGGCCTGATCGCGGCCTACCATGCGCTGCAGGCCGGCATCGAGGTGGTGGGCCTCTGCGAGGCCCTGCCCGAATGCGGCGGCTACAAGGTCCACCGGGACAAGCTGGTGCGCATGGGCGTGCCCATCCACACCAGCCACACCGTCGTCTCCGCCAACGGGGACGGGGAGGTGGAGTCGGTGACCATCGCCAAGCTGGACGCGGCCTGGCGGGTGGTGCCGGGCTCCGAGAAGACCTTCAAGTGCGATACGGTCCTGGTGGCCGTGGGGCTGGAGCCGGTGAACGAGTTCCTGAACAAGGCCAAGGATTTCGGGCTTCCGGTCTATTCCGCCGGCGACGCGGAGGAGATCGCCGAGGCTTCGGCGGCCATGTTCACGGGCAAGATCCGGGGCCTGGAGATCGCCAAGGCCCTGGGCCGGGACACCGGGGACGTGCCCGCGGAGTGGCACCGCACCGCCGCCGTGCTCAAGTCGCGCCCGGGCGCCACCATCACCGAGGAGATCCCCGAGGACGAGAAGGGGGTCTTCCCGGTCTTCCACTGCAGCCAGGAGATCCCCTGCAACCCCTGCACCAGCATCTGCCCGCAGGGCTCGATCATGATCGAGGGCAACGACATCCTGGGGGTGCCCACCTTCAACGAGAAGGACTGCATCGCGTGCGAGCAGTGCGTGGCGGTCTGCCCCGGCCTCGCCATCACCCTCCTGGACTACCGCCGGGGCGGCGACGAGGTGCTGGTGTCGATCCCCTACGAATTCCCCGGGTCGACCCTCAAGGCCGGCGACACGGTCACGGTGCTGGACACCCTGGGCCGGATCCTGGGCAACGTGAAGGTGGACCGGGTGCGCTCGCCGAAATTCGCCGACCACGCGATGCTGGTGAAGGTGCGGGCGCCGCTGGACATCGCCAAGCAGATCGCGGGGATCCGGGTGCAGCAGCCCTGGGTCTCCGAGCCCATGGCCGAGAAGGTGGAGCGGGTCGCGGACGACGAGATCGTCTGCCGCTGCGAGCGGGTCACCGCCGGCGAGATCCGGGCCCGGATCCGGGCCGGGGTTCGGGACATGAACGAGCTCAAGGCCGCCACCCGGGCCGGCATGGGCGCCTGCGGCGGGAAGACCTGCCCCAGCCTCATCCGGCGCATCTTCCGGGAGGAGGGGGTGAAGGATTCGGAGATCACCGATTTCACCCAGCGGCCCATCTTCATGGAAGTGCCCCTGGGGGCCTTCGCGGGCGTGGTGACGGGGGAGGGCCCCGTGCGGGACGTGGCGCGCGCGCACGCGGTGAGCGCCTTCCAGGGAGGTCTGTGA
- the hydE gene encoding [FeFe] hydrogenase H-cluster radical SAM maturase HydE, translating to MQRTEILHWLQETDEARLEELWARADAVRAANVGDEVHLRGLIEISNFCVRQCAYCGINACSQGITRYRMPPAEILACAREAHRLGYGSVVMQSGEDPGLRAETIADIVREIKTTTPLAVTLSLGERDDDELKAWKAAGADRFLLRFETSDPALYDVIHPSLPGTLSDRMAQLDRMRAFGYEIGTGVMVGIPGQTWEILAQDIDTFRRYDMDMIGIGPFLPSPRTPLGGPDAASYLAPPDRQVPNDELTTLKAVALTRIVCPRSNIPSTTALATLDPKAGRELGLCRGANVVMPNVTPPEYRVLYEIYPGKACVHETAQVCHGCMEARIRSIGRTMGKGPGGRR from the coding sequence ATGCAGCGAACTGAGATCCTTCACTGGCTCCAGGAGACCGACGAGGCCCGCCTGGAGGAGCTGTGGGCGCGCGCCGACGCGGTGCGCGCGGCCAACGTGGGCGACGAGGTGCACCTGCGCGGCCTCATCGAGATCAGCAATTTCTGCGTGCGCCAGTGCGCCTACTGCGGCATCAACGCCTGCTCCCAGGGCATCACCCGCTACCGCATGCCCCCCGCCGAGATCCTCGCCTGCGCCCGGGAGGCGCACCGCCTGGGCTACGGCTCCGTGGTCATGCAGTCCGGGGAGGACCCGGGCCTCAGGGCGGAGACCATCGCCGACATCGTGCGGGAGATCAAGACCACCACGCCCCTGGCCGTCACCCTCAGCCTGGGCGAGCGCGACGACGACGAACTCAAGGCCTGGAAGGCCGCGGGCGCGGACCGGTTCCTGCTGCGCTTCGAGACCAGCGACCCCGCCCTCTACGACGTCATCCACCCCTCCCTGCCCGGAACCCTCTCGGACCGCATGGCCCAGCTGGACCGCATGCGCGCCTTCGGCTACGAGATCGGCACCGGCGTCATGGTGGGCATCCCCGGCCAGACCTGGGAGATCCTCGCCCAGGACATCGACACCTTCCGCCGCTACGACATGGACATGATCGGCATCGGCCCCTTCCTGCCCAGCCCCCGAACCCCCCTGGGGGGCCCGGACGCAGCGTCCTACCTGGCGCCTCCGGACCGGCAGGTGCCCAACGACGAGCTGACCACCCTCAAGGCCGTGGCCCTCACCCGCATCGTCTGCCCCCGGTCCAACATCCCCAGCACCACCGCCCTGGCCACCCTCGACCCCAAGGCCGGGCGCGAACTGGGCCTGTGCCGCGGCGCCAACGTCGTCATGCCCAACGTCACCCCCCCCGAGTACCGGGTCCTCTACGAGATCTACCCCGGCAAGGCCTGCGTCCACGAAACCGCCCAGGTCTGCCACGGCTGCATGGAGGCCCGGATCCGCTCCATCGGCCGGACCATGGGCAAGGGCCCCGGGGGCCGGAGGTAG
- a CDS encoding aspartate ammonia-lyase produces the protein MSATRREKDTLGELAVPAGARHGVHTARALENFPLLGRAVHPALIRAFGAVKLAALRTNRNLGFFPDPARADALERACRELMDGLLDADIAVDALQGGAGTSTNMNVNEVLANRALELLGLPRGDYGTVSPLDHVNLHQSTNDTFPTALRIAAIRGLRELERQVLALQEAFQAQEKAMAHVVKVARTELQDAVLTTLGRSMGAYAEALNRDRWRLAKAEERLRVVNLGGTAIGTGLAAPTDYIFRVVDELRELTGMGLARAENLVEATQNLDALVEVSGLLKALATTLIKISTDLRVLSSGPEAGLGELRLPPRQAGSSIMPGKVNPVIPEAATQAAILAIAHDQALSTAAAMGSLELNPFLPLAAHSLLESFDLLARACGILRAHCVEGMTADEDRCRSQVVNGTAAATALLPLLGYERVSDLVARAAGRGLRAAGIEEGFFTAAQFDELTSPEAVGRLGFRKPRP, from the coding sequence ATGAGCGCGACCCGCAGGGAGAAGGACACCCTTGGAGAACTGGCCGTTCCGGCCGGGGCCCGCCACGGCGTCCACACCGCCCGGGCCCTGGAGAACTTCCCGCTGCTGGGCCGGGCCGTGCACCCCGCGCTGATCCGGGCCTTCGGGGCCGTGAAGCTGGCCGCGCTTCGCACCAACCGGAACCTGGGCTTCTTCCCCGACCCCGCCAGGGCCGACGCCCTGGAGCGGGCCTGCCGGGAGCTCATGGACGGCCTCCTGGACGCGGACATCGCCGTGGACGCCCTGCAGGGCGGGGCCGGCACCTCCACCAACATGAACGTCAACGAGGTCCTGGCCAACCGGGCCCTGGAGCTGCTGGGGCTGCCCCGGGGCGACTACGGGACCGTCTCGCCGCTGGACCACGTGAACCTCCACCAGAGCACCAACGACACCTTCCCCACCGCCCTGCGCATCGCCGCCATCCGCGGCCTGCGGGAACTGGAGCGCCAGGTGCTGGCCCTCCAGGAGGCCTTCCAGGCCCAGGAGAAGGCCATGGCCCACGTGGTCAAGGTCGCCCGCACCGAGCTGCAGGACGCCGTGCTCACCACCCTGGGGCGGTCCATGGGCGCCTACGCCGAGGCCCTCAACCGCGACCGCTGGCGCCTGGCCAAGGCCGAGGAGCGCCTGCGGGTGGTGAACCTGGGAGGCACCGCCATCGGCACGGGGCTCGCGGCGCCCACGGACTACATCTTCCGGGTGGTGGACGAGCTGCGCGAGCTCACGGGCATGGGCCTGGCCCGGGCCGAGAACCTCGTGGAGGCCACCCAGAACCTCGATGCGCTCGTGGAGGTCTCGGGCCTCCTCAAGGCCCTGGCCACCACCCTCATCAAGATCTCCACCGACCTGCGCGTGCTCTCCAGCGGCCCCGAGGCGGGCCTGGGCGAGCTGCGGCTCCCCCCGCGCCAGGCGGGAAGCTCCATCATGCCCGGCAAGGTGAACCCGGTGATCCCGGAAGCCGCCACCCAGGCCGCGATCCTGGCCATCGCCCACGACCAGGCCCTTTCCACGGCCGCGGCCATGGGCTCCCTGGAACTGAACCCCTTCCTGCCCCTGGCCGCCCACAGCCTGCTGGAGAGCTTCGATCTCCTGGCCCGGGCCTGCGGGATCCTGCGCGCCCACTGCGTGGAGGGCATGACCGCCGACGAGGACCGGTGCCGGAGCCAGGTGGTCAACGGCACCGCCGCCGCCACCGCCCTCCTGCCCCTGCTGGGCTACGAGCGCGTCAGCGATCTGGTGGCCCGGGCCGCGGGCCGCGGCCTGCGCGCCGCCGGCATCGAGGAGGGCTTCTTCACCGCCGCCCAGTTCGACGAGCTCACCAGCCCCGAGGCGGTGGGCCGCCTCGGCTTCAGGAAACCCCGCCCATGA